The DNA segment TATTGTCCTGCCTTTGGTCATGGCTTGATAGTATTTACCGGCGTGCTGGGTTCGTTGGGCAAGATGATTGATGCAGGGGATTGTTTTGTCGGCTATGATTCCTGTGGGCAACATTTGGCTGCCGCCACTAGGACACCTGCGGTGATTATTTTTTCAGGGGCGCCGTCACAGCGTTTCATCCAGCGGTGGTCCCCAGATGTTCCTGGCAGTATAACCATTCCGATCAGAGGCTCTGTCTCAACCAATGAAGCGACTGAGCTATTGATCCAAACTGTTATCCGGGCCGTCGCCGAAATCAGGGACGGGCGATTGCAGAAGGAGAATTATGACTTTGATAAAGAATAAGCGTCTTCGGGATGCCCTTAATGCCTTTCATGATGCTCATATTCTGGTTATTGGCGATTTGATTGTCGATAATTTTATCTGGGGGACTGTTTCCCGTATTTCGCCAGAGGCTCCGGTGCCGGTAGTCAATGTTACTCACGACAATCTGCTTCTTGGCGGATCGGCCAATGTCCTGCATAACATCTACGGCTTGGGCGCTCAGGCCACTATCTGCGGGGTTGTCGGTCAAGATGCCATGGGTGATTGCCTTCTTGAGTTGATTACGAAGCTCCCTTCGTCAACAGCTGGGATTGTCCGGCTTGCCGATCGGCCGACTACGATTAAGACTAGGATTGTGGCCCACGGACAACAGGTGGTTCGATTTGATCGGGAAAGCACCGGGGTGGTTGATGGCGATGGTTTAGAGGCGATTAAAGAGTTTATTGATCGTAATTTAGGGAGCTTTCAGGCGGTTATCGTTTCCGATTATGCCAAGGGGATTATCGCCCCTGTCTTGATGGACCATCTCCGAGAGTGCCTGCGCAGTTATCCCGGCATTCCAATGATTGTTGATCCTAAACCTTGTCAGCCCGAGCGTTTTCATGGAGCGACTATTATTACCCCCAATCACCATGAGGCCGAACAACTCTCCGGGATCAGGATTGTCGATGACACGACCCTGAGGGCTGCCGGAGAGGTATTACTCGAAAAATTTGACAGCCAGGCGGTTTTGATCACTCGTGGCGAGGCCGGTATGGCCTTGTTTGAGAAGGGTAAACCGTTGATTACCATTCCTACTGTGGCCAAGGAAGTCTTTGATGTCACCGGCGCCGGTGATACCGTCATCGCTGCTCTGGCCCTGGGGCTTTCAACCGGACTCAGTTTCGCGGAGGCCGCCACTTTGGCTAATGTTGCCGCTGGTATCGTGGTCGGGAAGATCGGTACTGCGATTGTTACTCAGCAAGAATTGTTGAGGGCCATGAAATGAAACGACCGTACAGTATGACAGCCTTTGGCCGGGGAGAGTCCGGGGGAGAGCGGCGATGGACGGTCGAACTCCGCTCGGTGAATCATCGGTTTTGTGATGTCAGGGTCAAGATGCCCAGAGAGTATGCGATTCTCGAGGATAGAATCAAAAAGGAAGTTGCTGCGGTCTTTTCCCGGGGGCACATTGAGGTCGTGGTTTCGCTCTTAGGGGGGCGGGGGCAAGGCGCTCAGGCCAGGGTGAATCTGGATCTTGCCGGTCAGTATATGGCGTGTCTTGAAGAGCTGCAACGATCTTTCAATTTGGAGGGTAAGCCCTCGCTGGCCATGTTGGCTTCTCTTCCTGACGTGATCACTGAAGACGAAGTCGATGAGAATCTGGATGAGGTCTGGGGCGAAATCCGTGAGGCTGTGGTTGCCGCTGTGTCCGCGTGTTTGCAGATGCGGGCCGACGAGGGCCAGAGTTTGAAGGAGGAACTCCTCACTCGGCTTGAGGGTTTTGAGGTAACGGTGAATCGTATCGGTGAGGCCATCCCCGGATTGGTGGGTAGGCGTGAGGGGCAATTAAAGGAGCGGTTGGCTCTCCTGTTGCAAGGAGTTGATTTAGATCCGATCCGTCTGGCTCAAGAGATCGCAATCATGGCCGACCGTTATGATGTTACCGAGGAACTGGTCCGGTTACGGAGTCATATTCAGCAATTTAAGGCGTTTATGGACTCGGATGAACCTGCGGGTCGGCGAATGGATTTTCTGATGCAGGAATTTTTACGGGAGATCAATACCATGGCCTCAAAGATTAACGATACCGAGATTACTCATAAAACGGTTGACCTGAAGAATGAGGTGGAGAAGATTCGCGAGCAGGTGCAGAATCTGGAGTAGGGGCGGGTTAGGGAGGGTGCTATGGATAGACGTTTAATCAATATTGGTTTTGGGAATGCGGTGATGGCGGGACGGGTAATCGCGATTGTTAATCCTAAGTCCTCACCGATGAAGAAATTGAAAGATGAGGCCAAAAATGCTGGTAAACTGGTCGACGCAACCGAAGGCCGTCGGACCAGGGCGATTCTGGTAATGGACTCGAATCATGTGGTGTTGTCTTCGGTGCAGACCGAGACCTTGACCCAGCGTTTTCAACCCCTGGCCGATCAGGGGTCGGATGAGGAGTTGCCATGACCGCGGGGAACCTTTTTGTTGTTTCTGCGCCTTCCGGGGCCGGAAAGACCACTCTTCTCAAGCCGATCCTTAAGACCTTGCCGGCCTTGTCTTTTTCTGTGTCGCACACGACGCGTAAACCGCGGGCAGGTGAAGTCGATGGCAGGGATTATTTTTTTGTTGATGCCGCTGGCTTTACTGCTCTACGTGAGGAGGGCGATTTCCTAGAATGGGCGGAGGTTCATGGCAACTGTTACGGCACCAGTCGACGGGCTGTGGAGACGCAGCTTGCGCAAGGGCAGGATATTATTCTCGATATCGATGTTCAGGGAGCCCAGCAACTCCGTGCCAGTAAAGATCTGCTCGCCACCTTTATTTTTATCGCACCGCCATCATTGGTAGAATTGGAGCGCCGTTTGATCGGTCGGCAGACTGAAGAGGCGAGTACTATTGCTCTGCGCTTACGGAATGCCAGCACGGAGCTTCAATCCGCAGATCAATACGATTATCTTATTGTTAATAATGACCTGGAGCAGGCACGGGCCATGTTGACTAGTATCATCCTTGAAAAACGGGCCTTTGCTCGCCGTGGGTATGACGGCAGGATGCTTGATCTCTCTCTTCTGAAGGACTAATCATGGCTTCTAATAACAAAAAGAAAGTAGGACCTGCCGGATCAGGGAGAACGGGGCAACCAGAGCGGACCGATTTGATCTGGGGCATTCATCCGGTGATGGAGCTTCTGCAGAGCGCGCCGGACAGGATTATTGAGTTGCGCATTCTGAAGGCCACTCATACTAAGGTCAAGGATCTGGTGGAGTTGGCTGATCGGCAGGGTGTCTCGTGGCATCTTGCCGAGTCTCCCTTTTCTGGCACTCCGGAGCAGGCGACAGTGCAGGGGGTGCAGGCCCGGACAAAACCGGTGGCAACTGTAAGTATGGCCGAGGTCATTGCCGCACGCCGGGAGGGGACGGGTCCGGCCCTGGTTCTGGCCTTGGATACCATTCAGGATCCCCATAATTTTGGGGCCATGATCCGATCCGCCTCCGCTGCCGGGGCGTTGGCGATTCTTTATACCAAGGATCGCTCGGCTCCACTCTCCGGAACGGTGGCGAAGGTCTCGGTAGGCGCCATAGCCCATCTTCCTCTGTGTCCGGTGACGAATATGGCAGCGGCCTTGCAGCAGCTTAAAGATTCCGGCTTTTGGGTCTTTGGGGCTGACGGCAGTGCAGACAAGACGATTTATGAGGTTGATTTTAGTGGTCCAGTCTGTCTGGTGATCGGGGGGGAGCGAAGCGGTATCCGGCCTCTGGTTAAAAAACAGTGCGATTTTCTCGTTTCTATTCCTATGCGTAGCGATGTTGATTCGTTAAATGCCTCTGTGGCTGCTGCGGTCATCATGTTCGAGATCGTTCGTCAGCAAGGGTCATAAAACCCTGAATCCCCCCTCATTAACAACCTTTTTCCGATTTTTTGGATATTTTGGTTCTGTTTCTTGTGTGCCTGCTGGCCTCTGTCGTGACGATGGCAGGGAATGACAGGCTTTTTTCCCTTCCTGATTTTCCCCTGATTTCTTGATATTTTCTTTCCTTCTTTACTTCTTGTGAATCATTTCTATTATTGAACCTCCTACGCGGTGGTATGCGGTGGCGCTGTTTGTGGAGTGATTTTTGCACCCTGACGAGTTGGCAATGCAGGGAAGGTGGATTTTTTCATGCTGTTTTTCTCTTTGCTGTTTTCATCGATTCCAGCTTGTCCTGATGCACATCAAAAAACTGTTTATCGATTGCGCATGACCTGCCGATAAATATACTAGGGACTATGATTAAGTTGAATCTGAAACTGGGGCCGCCGAACTATCACAGTCGGTTAGCCATCAGGACAGATGTCCCCCTGGTATAAGAAAGCGCATATCAGGTTTGTTCACTTGACTCGGGAGGGCTGAAAAATGACTGTATGGGAATTTTCAATCCAGGGAAATGTTGTCAAGATCGGGAACAAAGAGCGCCGGAAGCTCACTTTACACGGGTGTAATGAGCCTTTTAAGGATCGTTACTGGTGTCCGAAGATGCGATGGTTTCAAAAGGAGAGCTGTCCGTTTGCCAATAAACGTGAGTGCGAAAATTTTGTCGCTATGTGTGGTTCTGTGTGAACCAGAAGAGGGCTGTCCAATAGGTCAATGACAAAAAACCGCAAACGTCATTAGTCAGCAGTGGTGATTCTGATCGTGGAAATGATACGGAATTACTCCCTGGCCACATCATTTGTGATGAGGTGAATGTATGGATACCATAGATGTTGTAAGATTGTTGAGTGAGTTGGAAGGTGAGCATTGTGGTTTGAACCACGGTCCGAAGACCAAGCCGGAAGATTATCAAGCCTGTGATTATCTTGTCATCCCCTTTGGTGATGCCAGAGCGGAAATAATTATCCCGGACCGAGATTTAGTGCTCCCCGTCTGTCAGGAGTGCGCCCTTGCCTTGGTAGGCGAAGAGTGGACCTTGCTCTATTGCTTTGAGTGCAATGCGAGTCGCTGGGTCAATAGACGTATAGCCAGGAACCATTATCGGCACCACGTCCTTTGGTTGAGGGGCTGTCCCGATTGCACCAACAAGTT comes from the Desulfobulbaceae bacterium genome and includes:
- the rfaE1 gene encoding D-glycero-beta-D-manno-heptose-7-phosphate kinase, whose amino-acid sequence is MTLIKNKRLRDALNAFHDAHILVIGDLIVDNFIWGTVSRISPEAPVPVVNVTHDNLLLGGSANVLHNIYGLGAQATICGVVGQDAMGDCLLELITKLPSSTAGIVRLADRPTTIKTRIVAHGQQVVRFDRESTGVVDGDGLEAIKEFIDRNLGSFQAVIVSDYAKGIIAPVLMDHLRECLRSYPGIPMIVDPKPCQPERFHGATIITPNHHEAEQLSGIRIVDDTTLRAAGEVLLEKFDSQAVLITRGEAGMALFEKGKPLITIPTVAKEVFDVTGAGDTVIAALALGLSTGLSFAEAATLANVAAGIVVGKIGTAIVTQQELLRAMK
- a CDS encoding YicC family protein gives rise to the protein MKRPYSMTAFGRGESGGERRWTVELRSVNHRFCDVRVKMPREYAILEDRIKKEVAAVFSRGHIEVVVSLLGGRGQGAQARVNLDLAGQYMACLEELQRSFNLEGKPSLAMLASLPDVITEDEVDENLDEVWGEIREAVVAAVSACLQMRADEGQSLKEELLTRLEGFEVTVNRIGEAIPGLVGRREGQLKERLALLLQGVDLDPIRLAQEIAIMADRYDVTEELVRLRSHIQQFKAFMDSDEPAGRRMDFLMQEFLREINTMASKINDTEITHKTVDLKNEVEKIREQVQNLE
- a CDS encoding DUF370 domain-containing protein, with protein sequence MDRRLINIGFGNAVMAGRVIAIVNPKSSPMKKLKDEAKNAGKLVDATEGRRTRAILVMDSNHVVLSSVQTETLTQRFQPLADQGSDEELP
- a CDS encoding guanylate kinase; translated protein: MTAGNLFVVSAPSGAGKTTLLKPILKTLPALSFSVSHTTRKPRAGEVDGRDYFFVDAAGFTALREEGDFLEWAEVHGNCYGTSRRAVETQLAQGQDIILDIDVQGAQQLRASKDLLATFIFIAPPSLVELERRLIGRQTEEASTIALRLRNASTELQSADQYDYLIVNNDLEQARAMLTSIILEKRAFARRGYDGRMLDLSLLKD
- the rlmB gene encoding 23S rRNA (guanosine(2251)-2'-O)-methyltransferase RlmB, giving the protein MASNNKKKVGPAGSGRTGQPERTDLIWGIHPVMELLQSAPDRIIELRILKATHTKVKDLVELADRQGVSWHLAESPFSGTPEQATVQGVQARTKPVATVSMAEVIAARREGTGPALVLALDTIQDPHNFGAMIRSASAAGALAILYTKDRSAPLSGTVAKVSVGAIAHLPLCPVTNMAAALQQLKDSGFWVFGADGSADKTIYEVDFSGPVCLVIGGERSGIRPLVKKQCDFLVSIPMRSDVDSLNASVAAAVIMFEIVRQQGS